Proteins encoded together in one Leptidea sinapis chromosome 43, ilLepSina1.1, whole genome shotgun sequence window:
- the LOC126977005 gene encoding WD repeat-containing protein 19 codes for MSIRCGDVMRGVTLAMKYSANIDLLRDCAQLLEEEKQYSHAAALYDHAGNTDKAASLYIKLKSWLKVEALIPKINSPSVHLQYAKAKEAEGRYQDALKSYLKAQDYESAVRINLEKLDDIDEAVQLVQESKSVQGAKMVANYFQNSDDPTSAIKFLVMSLCFDEAFQLARKNGKLDLYGDILIQTSQVRPEDFKSLALHFEGEKNHLYAGKFYFHSGDYNKAMSHLLKSGGTEEEENEAITIAIDTAAASDDEKLSRRLIEFLLGETDGNPRDPRHLFRLYMAKKQFTEAAKTAVIISVSEMSGGRYRAARDVARGLCAALRARSLPVPRDLRRTVAVLHAYILVRTHVRNGRHDLAARLLLRTASDVSFFPTQQHQVSILTSTVIECGRAGLKHQAYHWARVLMQPEYRSQIDSKYTKKIESVVRHTPRGAPAPEPSTPCAACGAQLAAHELRCTHCETELPFCIATGLHIVKEDLTACPECDFPAIMTELVEVLREEGKCPMCGESVDYRRLVKIDDVTPYMDLHTGD; via the exons ATGTCCATCCGGTGTGGTGACGTCATGAGGGGCGTTACCCTCGCCATGAAGTACTCCGCCAACATTGACCTGCTCAGAGATTGTGCACAGCTGCTCGAAGAAGAGAAACAGTACAGCCATGCAGCAGCTCTCTATGACCACGCTGGCAACACCGACAAAGCAGCATCTCTATACATTAAATTGAAGTCGTGGCTAAAAGTGGAAGCTCTCATACCGAAGATTAACTCACCCAGCGTACATCTTCAGTATGCTAAAGCTAAAGAGGCAGAAGGAAGATACCAAGACGCGCTCAAATCTTACCTAAAGGCACAAGACTATGAATCGGCGGTGCGTATCAACTTGGAGAAACTGGATGATATAGATGAGGCGGTACAACTAGTTCAGGAGTCTAAGTCTGTCCAGGGTGCAAAAATGGTCGCTAATTACTTTCAAAACAGTGACGATCCTACATCGGCTATCAAGTTCCTAGTAATGTCACTTTGCTTCGACGAAGCCTTCCAATTAGCGAGAAAGAATGGCAAACTGGATTTGTACGGAGACATATTGATACAGACATCCCAAGTCAGACCAGAGGATTTTAAAAGTTTGGCGTTGCATTTCGAGGGGGAGAAAAACCATTTATATGCTGGcaagttttattttcattcagGAGATTATAACAAGGCGATGTCGCATTTGTTAAAGTCTGGAGGCACCGAGGAGGAAGAAAACGAAGCGATTACCATTGCAATTGACACGGCTGCTGCTAGTGATGATGAGAAGTTGTCCAGGAG GTTGATCGAGTTCCTCCTGGGTGAGACAGATGGCAACCCGCGCGATCCACGTCACCTGTTCAGACTGTATATGGCCAAGAAACAGTTCACCGAGGCAGCTAAAACTGCG GTAATAATATCAGTTTCGGAGATGAGTGGTGGGCGTTACCGAGCGGCGCGGGACGTGGCTCGCGGACTGTGTGCGGCGCTACGTGCGCGCTCTCTGCCCGTACCGCGGGACTTGCGCCGCACTGTGGCGGTGTTGCACGCGTATATACTG GTCCGCACCCACGTACGCAATGGACGCCACGATCTCGCCGCCCGCCTGCTGTTACGCACCGCTAGCGACGTCTCGTTCTTCCCCACACAACAAC ATCAAGTGTCGATCCTGACATCGACGGTGATAGAGTGTGGGCGCGCCGGTCTGAAGCACCAAGCATACCACTGGGCCAGGGTGCTCATGCAGCCGGAGTACAGGTCCCAG ATAGACAGTAAATACACCAAGAAGATTGAGTCAGTAGTCCGTCACACGCCGCGCGGCGCCCCCGCCCCCGAGCCGAGTACGCCGTGCGCGGCGTGCGGCGCACAGCTGGCCGCCCACGAGCTGCGGTGCACACACTGTGAGACGGAGCTGCCTTTCTGTATCGCTACG GGCTTGCATATCGTGAAGGAAGACCTCACCGCATGCCCCGAGTGTGACTTCCCCGCCATTATGACGGAGCTTGTCGA AGTTCTGCGGGAAGAGGGCAAGTGTCCGATGTGTGGTGAGAGCGTAGACTATCGGCGATTGGTCAAGATTGATGACGTCACTCCATACATGGATCTCCACACCGGTGATTAG